Proteins encoded by one window of Halorubrum ruber:
- a CDS encoding proton-conducting transporter membrane subunit, whose protein sequence is MTDVLLPLAVVVPIVAATLPLALGLRYDRIGWPIAAVGTTAVAGIAAAIAAEVVVNGPFDHALGGFLPPVGIELVADRLSVAVLLLVAAVSVATLAFARVAGPRGNPFYSAYLLLVGGLVGMVLTGDLFNLFVFLEITGLTTYALIASDRSGASAYASLKYLVVGTVGASLYLLGVGYVFLATGTLNMLDVQAQIVAQAGYGDPLVRASYAFIVTGLALKIAIFPVHSWQPDAYQRAPDSVTTIVAALVSTTSAYALIRVTYTVFTVDFLAANESIATALLVVSTVSIVAGSALAAMQSNLKRMFAYSSVAQFGMIGAAVALANETALLGGIVHLIGHGIMKFGLFLGIGLLALGYGTREFADLASAARAAPYTSGAIAVLGLALVGIPPSIGFLGKWYIGVGAVDAGLAGGGAVGIAVAAAIFVSTLFTLSYVARLLERFYFAGAGLPGDHGEVPGDGGDGAGDAAATDGGRGDNHAATDGGSANDHAATDGDAAAADGGDKSPAKTADGLPAPVEGAPRSSLVPDRVPTAPLLALGLAVLATVALGFGGFALAEWFGPFLTEAFA, encoded by the coding sequence ATGACTGACGTCCTCCTGCCGCTCGCGGTCGTCGTCCCAATCGTGGCGGCGACGCTGCCGCTGGCGCTCGGGTTGCGGTACGACCGCATCGGCTGGCCGATCGCCGCGGTCGGTACGACCGCCGTGGCCGGGATCGCGGCCGCGATCGCCGCGGAGGTGGTCGTCAACGGCCCGTTCGACCACGCGCTCGGCGGCTTCCTTCCGCCGGTGGGGATCGAGCTCGTCGCCGACCGGCTGTCGGTGGCGGTGCTGCTGCTCGTGGCCGCGGTGTCGGTCGCGACGCTCGCGTTCGCGCGCGTCGCCGGCCCGCGGGGGAACCCGTTCTACAGCGCCTACCTCCTGCTGGTCGGCGGCCTCGTGGGGATGGTGCTCACCGGCGACCTGTTCAACCTGTTCGTCTTCCTCGAGATCACCGGGCTGACGACGTACGCGCTCATCGCCTCGGACCGGTCGGGCGCGAGCGCGTACGCCTCGCTGAAGTACCTCGTCGTCGGCACCGTCGGCGCCTCGCTGTACCTGCTCGGCGTCGGCTACGTCTTCCTCGCGACGGGGACGCTGAACATGCTCGATGTCCAGGCGCAGATCGTCGCACAGGCCGGCTACGGCGACCCGCTGGTCCGCGCGAGCTACGCGTTCATCGTGACCGGGCTGGCGCTGAAGATCGCTATCTTCCCGGTCCACTCCTGGCAGCCGGACGCCTACCAGCGGGCGCCGGACTCGGTCACGACGATCGTCGCGGCGCTGGTCTCGACGACGAGCGCCTACGCGCTGATCCGCGTGACCTACACCGTGTTCACGGTCGACTTCCTCGCGGCGAACGAGTCGATTGCGACCGCGCTGCTCGTCGTCTCGACCGTCTCGATCGTCGCGGGCTCCGCGCTCGCCGCGATGCAGTCCAACCTCAAGCGGATGTTCGCATACTCCTCGGTCGCGCAGTTCGGGATGATCGGCGCGGCCGTCGCCCTCGCGAACGAGACGGCCCTGCTCGGCGGGATCGTCCACCTGATCGGCCACGGGATCATGAAGTTCGGCCTGTTCCTCGGGATCGGCCTGCTCGCGCTCGGCTACGGGACGCGGGAGTTCGCCGACCTCGCGAGCGCCGCGCGGGCGGCGCCGTACACCTCGGGCGCGATCGCGGTGCTCGGCCTCGCGCTCGTCGGGATTCCGCCCTCGATCGGGTTCCTCGGGAAGTGGTACATCGGGGTGGGTGCGGTCGACGCCGGCCTCGCCGGCGGCGGCGCGGTCGGGATCGCGGTCGCGGCTGCGATATTCGTCAGCACCCTGTTCACGCTGTCGTACGTCGCGCGGCTGTTGGAGCGGTTCTACTTCGCCGGCGCCGGGCTCCCGGGTGACCACGGCGAGGTGCCCGGAGACGGCGGTGACGGCGCGGGCGACGCGGCGGCGACCGACGGTGGGCGCGGAGATAACCACGCGGCCACCGACGGTGGCAGCGCAAATGACCACGCGGCGACCGACGGCGACGCCGCCGCGGCCGATGGCGGGGACAAGTCCCCCGCGAAGACCGCAGACGGCCTTCCCGCGCCCGTTGAGGGCGCCCCGCGGTCGTCGCTCGTCCCTGACCGGGTTCCGACCGCGCCGCTGCTCGCGCTCGGACTGGCTGTGCTGGCGACGGTCGCGCTCGGCTTCGGCGGCTTCGCGCTCGCTGAGTGGTTCGGTCCGTTCCTCACGGAGGCCTTCGCATGA
- a CDS encoding MnhB domain-containing protein, with translation MSGTDSGGDDAPPETDGDGAGDTAGSEFVSGGGFGRDRPPRSDGRLDSERRQGSPYTESQVIMPTVKIVAPFAFTYGLFVTFHGAGSPGGGFQGGAIVAAVVFMIAFAFGIEATRQWLANTVVVALAVGGALVFAGIGLVPVALGGAFLQYELLPIPDPVKYGMEGVEILGIGTIVAGVLIGLFLVLAKGFSDAGGFADADAFDDEVGEGPEAGDGDESSGEDGPADSIDDGEPDPGAPGPAATDGGER, from the coding sequence ATGAGCGGCACAGACTCCGGCGGCGACGACGCGCCCCCCGAAACCGACGGCGACGGAGCCGGCGACACCGCCGGTTCCGAGTTCGTGTCCGGCGGCGGGTTCGGTCGCGACCGGCCGCCGCGCAGCGACGGCCGCCTCGACTCGGAGCGCCGACAGGGAAGCCCGTACACGGAGAGTCAGGTGATCATGCCGACGGTGAAGATCGTCGCGCCGTTCGCGTTCACCTACGGCCTGTTCGTCACCTTCCACGGCGCCGGCTCGCCCGGCGGCGGGTTCCAGGGCGGGGCCATCGTGGCCGCGGTCGTGTTCATGATCGCGTTCGCGTTCGGGATCGAGGCGACCCGGCAGTGGCTCGCGAACACCGTCGTCGTGGCGCTCGCGGTCGGCGGCGCGCTCGTGTTCGCCGGCATCGGGTTGGTTCCAGTCGCGCTCGGCGGCGCGTTCCTCCAGTACGAGCTGCTCCCGATCCCCGACCCCGTCAAGTACGGGATGGAGGGCGTCGAGATCCTCGGGATCGGCACCATCGTCGCCGGCGTCCTCATCGGGCTGTTCCTCGTCCTCGCGAAGGGGTTCAGCGACGCGGGCGGGTTCGCCGACGCGGACGCCTTCGACGACGAGGTCGGCGAGGGCCCAGAAGCCGGGGACGGCGACGAGTCGAGCGGTGAGGACGGCCCCGCCGATTCGATCGACGACGGTGAACCGGACCCGGGAGCGCCCGGTCCGGCCGCGACCGACGGGGGTGAGCGGTAG
- a CDS encoding DUF4040 domain-containing protein, protein MTGALASVGPLGAPVVAQVTAIEASLFAFVVLTALFTALARDVLAAVIIFGAYSLGMAALYTFYRAPDVAMTEAAISAGVTTVLLLLTLAKTTRLDHEAAFESVNLPAAGAAGLLFAGLMLTMGDIPAVGSEDAPIWSNPDVSQWYIAETYAETGVENTVMAVLAAFRGFDTFGEAVVVFAAGIAALIVLHREVFA, encoded by the coding sequence ATGACCGGCGCGCTCGCGTCCGTCGGTCCCCTCGGCGCGCCGGTGGTCGCACAGGTCACCGCGATCGAGGCGAGCCTGTTCGCCTTCGTCGTGTTGACCGCGCTGTTCACGGCGCTGGCGCGCGACGTGCTCGCCGCGGTGATCATCTTCGGCGCGTACAGCCTCGGGATGGCCGCGCTGTACACGTTCTACCGCGCGCCCGACGTGGCGATGACGGAGGCCGCCATCTCCGCCGGCGTGACGACCGTGCTGCTGCTGCTCACGCTCGCGAAGACGACGCGGCTCGACCACGAGGCCGCCTTCGAGTCGGTGAACCTGCCCGCGGCGGGCGCGGCCGGCCTGCTGTTCGCCGGGCTGATGCTCACGATGGGCGACATCCCGGCGGTGGGTTCAGAGGACGCGCCGATCTGGTCGAACCCGGACGTGAGCCAGTGGTACATCGCGGAGACGTACGCGGAGACGGGCGTCGAGAACACGGTGATGGCCGTGCTGGCGGCGTTCCGCGGGTTCGACACCTTCGGCGAGGCGGTCGTCGTGTTCGCGGCCGGGATCGCCGCCCTCATCGTCCTCCACAGGGAGGTGTTCGCATGA
- the mnhG gene encoding monovalent cation/H(+) antiporter subunit G, translating to MTAATLETARVWLIVALTLLGLFFSFVSMVGVLRLPDVYSRAHTASQADTLGAGFGLAAVALTVGLAGAGFKSVLLLFFIFVTNPTAAHAIARAAFEEGIVPWIEGDDRR from the coding sequence GTGACCGCCGCGACGCTGGAGACGGCCCGCGTGTGGCTGATAGTTGCGCTCACGCTGCTCGGGCTGTTCTTCTCGTTCGTCTCGATGGTGGGCGTGCTCCGGCTGCCGGACGTCTACTCGCGGGCGCACACCGCCTCGCAGGCCGACACGCTCGGTGCGGGGTTCGGCCTCGCGGCCGTCGCGCTCACCGTCGGGTTAGCGGGGGCCGGCTTCAAGTCGGTCCTCCTGCTGTTCTTCATCTTCGTGACGAACCCGACCGCGGCCCACGCGATCGCCCGGGCCGCGTTCGAGGAGGGAATCGTGCCGTGGATCGAGGGGGACGACCGCCGATGA
- a CDS encoding cation:proton antiporter, translating to MSLVDASLAAGYTLGDFLLLAAAGFAVLAVGMLYRAVVGPTMQDRVLAVNVLGTNTVVILAILGAALGEPTFLDIALVYALLNFLMAIAISKFTVERGGVL from the coding sequence ATGAGCCTCGTGGACGCCTCGCTCGCGGCCGGCTACACCCTCGGCGACTTCCTGCTCCTCGCGGCCGCCGGCTTCGCCGTCCTCGCGGTCGGCATGCTGTACCGCGCGGTCGTCGGGCCGACGATGCAAGACCGGGTGCTGGCGGTGAACGTCCTCGGGACGAACACCGTCGTCATCCTCGCCATCCTCGGCGCAGCGCTCGGCGAGCCGACGTTCCTCGATATCGCCTTGGTGTACGCGCTGCTCAACTTCCTGATGGCCATCGCCATCTCGAAGTTCACCGTCGAGCGGGGTGGCGTGCTGTGA
- a CDS encoding DUF63 family protein: MSTGVADGFDPSPERAWAAVVGGVTALLAIGSVVFPRVVYDRFLWRYFWGPVVADGEGAQCAVREPGGTTELLGSSGACQAARSAGEVVAAPGYTTVSTVSYVVILLAMLIGVVFLLRRLDIATELRFFFALFPFMLFGGAMRTVEDAGVAATDAGVEPLIAFPASAVLISPFIYFTVFLFTLACVLAAYGLERRGVVDDYARPLFASGAAGLALAVGYLSYLAATTGYVTFYPQVLVPTLVIATAATAVTWAIATRQISTIRQGTGAAGIVIIWGHAIDGVANVIGLNWMPALTGTPNLVPKHVVNALIVDWTGRLLPESIVSVTGDAWPFLLVKLAAATFVVWVFNGEMYEESPRYTLLLLITVLAVGLGPGTRDMLRATFGV; this comes from the coding sequence ATGAGCACAGGAGTGGCCGACGGGTTCGACCCGTCGCCGGAGCGCGCGTGGGCGGCGGTCGTCGGCGGCGTCACGGCGCTTTTGGCGATCGGATCGGTCGTCTTCCCGCGCGTCGTCTACGACCGCTTCCTCTGGCGCTACTTCTGGGGCCCGGTCGTCGCCGACGGCGAGGGCGCGCAGTGCGCGGTCCGCGAGCCCGGCGGCACCACGGAGCTGCTCGGCAGCAGCGGGGCGTGTCAGGCGGCGCGGAGCGCCGGCGAGGTCGTGGCGGCCCCGGGCTACACCACCGTCTCGACGGTGAGCTACGTGGTGATCCTCCTGGCGATGCTGATCGGCGTCGTCTTCCTCCTCCGTCGGCTCGACATCGCGACGGAGCTCCGCTTCTTCTTCGCGCTGTTCCCGTTCATGCTGTTCGGCGGGGCGATGCGGACGGTCGAGGACGCGGGCGTCGCCGCGACCGACGCCGGTGTCGAGCCCCTAATCGCCTTCCCGGCGAGCGCGGTGCTGATCAGCCCGTTCATCTACTTCACGGTGTTCCTGTTCACGCTCGCGTGCGTTCTCGCGGCGTACGGCCTCGAACGCCGCGGCGTCGTCGACGACTACGCCCGCCCGCTGTTCGCGTCGGGCGCCGCGGGGCTCGCGCTCGCGGTCGGGTACCTCTCGTATCTCGCGGCCACGACCGGCTACGTCACCTTCTACCCGCAGGTACTCGTCCCCACGCTCGTCATCGCGACGGCCGCGACCGCGGTCACGTGGGCGATCGCGACCAGGCAGATCTCGACGATCCGGCAGGGCACCGGCGCGGCGGGGATCGTGATCATCTGGGGGCACGCGATCGACGGCGTCGCGAACGTGATCGGGCTCAACTGGATGCCCGCGCTGACCGGCACCCCGAACCTCGTGCCGAAACACGTCGTCAACGCGCTGATCGTCGACTGGACCGGGCGGCTGCTGCCGGAGTCGATCGTCTCCGTCACCGGCGACGCGTGGCCGTTCCTCCTCGTGAAGCTCGCGGCCGCGACGTTCGTCGTCTGGGTGTTCAACGGCGAGATGTACGAGGAGTCGCCGCGGTACACGCTGCTGCTGTTGATCACCGTGCTGGCCGTCGGGCTCGGGCCGGGCACGCGGGACATGCTTCGCGCGACGTTCGGGGTTTAA
- a CDS encoding Lrp/AsnC family transcriptional regulator, which translates to MELDETDRAILRILQEDARTPFSEVARRIDMSSATVHDRVSRLEEAGVIRGYHADIDPKAVGYGVGAFVGLRVEQGREEDALERLRGIDGVREIHLTTGEWDVILRVVAADTDRLRELMFERIAETEGFSRSQTMVILGTDYEQPGPPL; encoded by the coding sequence ATGGAACTCGACGAGACGGACCGGGCGATCCTGCGGATCCTCCAGGAGGACGCGCGGACCCCGTTCTCGGAGGTCGCGCGCCGGATCGACATGTCCAGCGCGACCGTCCACGACCGAGTCAGCCGCCTCGAGGAGGCGGGCGTCATCCGCGGGTACCACGCGGACATCGACCCGAAGGCGGTCGGGTACGGCGTCGGCGCGTTCGTCGGCCTGCGCGTCGAGCAGGGCCGCGAGGAGGACGCGCTCGAACGCCTCCGCGGCATCGACGGCGTCCGCGAGATCCACCTCACCACCGGCGAGTGGGACGTCATCCTCCGCGTCGTCGCGGCCGACACGGACCGCCTCCGGGAGCTGATGTTCGAGCGGATCGCGGAGACCGAGGGGTTCTCGCGCTCGCAGACGATGGTCATCCTCGGCACCGACTACGAGCAGCCCGGGCCGCCGCTGTAG
- a CDS encoding 4-phosphopantoate--beta-alanine ligase, with the protein MTETEIPEDHPRYASLVTRHRIEAGVEKGITSKQGLIAQGRGEAFDYLLGERTLPSADDAARAAAATLLVAERPVISVNGNVAALAPAETVELAEAVGADLEVNLFNHTDERVRRIADHLREHGADEVKGLAGDGEIPGLDHARGVVDADGIEAADVVVVPLEDGDRAAALDAMGKTEIVVDLNPGSRSPRTADVPIIDNLLRAVPNVTAHAEDLADATPAELERIVDEFDADAALDAAEAAIREGSFADGEGE; encoded by the coding sequence ATGACGGAGACGGAGATCCCCGAGGACCACCCGCGGTACGCGTCGCTCGTGACGCGCCACCGGATCGAGGCGGGCGTCGAGAAGGGGATCACCTCGAAGCAGGGACTGATCGCGCAGGGGCGCGGCGAGGCGTTCGACTACCTCCTCGGCGAGCGCACGCTCCCGAGCGCCGACGACGCCGCGCGCGCCGCGGCCGCGACGCTCCTAGTCGCCGAGCGCCCCGTGATCTCGGTCAACGGCAACGTCGCGGCGCTCGCGCCGGCGGAGACGGTCGAGCTGGCCGAGGCGGTCGGCGCCGACCTCGAGGTGAACCTGTTCAACCACACCGACGAGCGCGTCCGGCGGATCGCCGACCACCTCCGCGAGCACGGCGCCGACGAGGTGAAGGGGCTCGCCGGCGACGGCGAGATCCCCGGCCTCGACCACGCGCGCGGCGTCGTCGACGCCGACGGGATCGAGGCGGCCGACGTCGTCGTGGTCCCGTTAGAGGACGGCGACCGCGCCGCCGCGCTCGACGCGATGGGGAAGACGGAGATCGTCGTCGACCTCAACCCGGGAAGCCGCTCGCCGCGGACGGCGGACGTGCCGATCATCGACAACCTCCTGCGCGCGGTGCCGAACGTGACGGCGCACGCGGAGGACCTCGCGGACGCGACGCCGGCGGAATTAGAGCGAATCGTCGACGAGTTCGACGCCGACGCCGCGCTCGACGCGGCCGAGGCGGCGATCCGCGAGGGGTCGTTCGCGGACGGGGAGGGAGAGTAG
- a CDS encoding acyl-CoA mutase large subunit family protein — protein sequence MYDDEELSAIREAKASWEAETLDPTLDRHGERNERFATVSNREVDRIYTPDDVADLDYDEDLGFPGEAPYTRGVYPTMYRGRTWTMRQFAGFGTAEETNERFRYLIDEGQTGLSTAFDMPSLMGIDSDDKMSLGEVGKEGVAVDTLRDMEVLFDGIDLAEVSTSFTINPSAPVIYAMYVALADRRGIPREELRGTLQNDMLKEFIAQKEWVVPPEPSLELVTDTIEFAVDETPKFKPISVSGYHIREAGSTAVQELAFTLADGFAYVEACLDRGLDVDAFAPQLSFFFNSHNSLFEEVAKFRAARRVYANVMEDWYDAEAEASKRLKFHTQTAGQSLTAQQPLNNVARVTVQALAGVLGGTQSLHTNSFDEALALPSEQAVRVALRTQQIIAEESGAADIVDPLGGSFAVESLTDETEEEAMEYIEEIREMGDGSVRDGVLRGIEQGYFHREIQESAYEYQERVDEGEETVVGVNAYEIDEDTRPDLLKIDETTRERQLDRLESVKAERDDEAVDAALGDLRDAVEAGENAMPEIVAAVKAYATMGEIMDVFEAEHGSYRERIGVA from the coding sequence ATGTACGACGACGAGGAGCTCTCCGCGATCCGCGAGGCGAAGGCGTCGTGGGAGGCGGAGACGCTCGACCCGACCCTCGACCGCCACGGCGAGCGGAACGAGCGGTTCGCGACCGTGTCGAACCGCGAGGTGGATCGCATATACACGCCCGACGACGTCGCCGACCTCGACTACGACGAGGACCTCGGCTTTCCGGGCGAGGCGCCCTACACTCGCGGCGTCTACCCGACGATGTACCGCGGCCGCACGTGGACGATGCGGCAGTTCGCGGGGTTCGGTACCGCCGAGGAGACCAACGAGCGGTTCCGCTACCTCATCGACGAGGGCCAGACCGGGCTCTCGACCGCCTTCGACATGCCCTCGCTGATGGGGATCGACTCGGACGACAAGATGTCGCTCGGCGAGGTTGGCAAGGAGGGCGTCGCGGTGGACACCTTACGCGACATGGAGGTGCTGTTCGACGGCATCGACCTCGCCGAGGTGTCGACCTCGTTCACTATCAACCCGAGCGCGCCGGTGATCTACGCGATGTACGTCGCGCTCGCGGACCGGCGCGGGATTCCGCGCGAGGAGCTGCGCGGGACCCTGCAAAACGACATGCTCAAGGAGTTCATCGCGCAGAAGGAGTGGGTGGTTCCGCCGGAGCCCTCACTCGAGTTAGTGACCGACACGATCGAGTTCGCGGTCGACGAAACGCCGAAGTTCAAGCCCATCTCGGTGTCGGGCTACCACATCCGCGAGGCGGGGTCGACCGCGGTCCAGGAGCTGGCCTTCACGCTCGCCGACGGCTTCGCCTACGTCGAGGCGTGCCTCGACCGCGGGCTCGACGTCGACGCGTTCGCCCCGCAGCTCTCCTTCTTCTTCAACTCGCACAACTCGCTGTTCGAGGAGGTCGCGAAGTTCCGCGCCGCGCGCCGCGTCTACGCGAACGTCATGGAAGACTGGTACGACGCGGAGGCCGAGGCGTCGAAGCGGCTGAAATTCCACACCCAGACCGCCGGGCAGTCGCTGACGGCCCAGCAGCCGCTGAACAACGTCGCGCGCGTCACGGTTCAGGCGTTAGCGGGCGTGCTGGGCGGCACCCAGAGCCTCCACACCAACTCCTTCGACGAGGCGCTCGCGCTCCCCTCCGAGCAGGCGGTGCGCGTCGCGCTCCGGACCCAGCAGATCATCGCCGAGGAGTCGGGCGCGGCCGACATCGTCGACCCGCTCGGCGGCTCCTTCGCGGTCGAGAGCCTCACAGACGAGACGGAGGAAGAGGCGATGGAATACATCGAGGAGATCAGAGAGATGGGCGACGGCTCCGTGCGCGACGGCGTCCTCCGCGGCATCGAGCAGGGGTACTTCCACCGGGAGATCCAGGAGTCCGCCTACGAGTACCAGGAGCGCGTCGACGAGGGCGAGGAGACGGTCGTCGGCGTCAACGCCTACGAGATCGACGAGGACACCCGGCCGGACCTGCTGAAGATCGACGAGACGACCCGCGAGCGACAGCTCGACCGGTTAGAGTCGGTGAAGGCCGAGCGCGACGACGAGGCGGTCGACGCCGCGCTCGGCGACCTCCGCGACGCCGTCGAGGCCGGAGAGAACGCCATGCCGGAGATCGTCGCGGCCGTGAAGGCGTACGCGACGATGGGCGAGATCATGGACGTGTTCGAGGCGGAACACGGGAGCTACCGCGAGCGGATCGGCGTCGCCTGA
- a CDS encoding universal stress protein, whose translation MVALSNPRTEAALVALAGALAEHRGGRLLAVHVVTVPDQTSLEKAAENRAKLDESSAELLSAAVDDAEGFDAPVATKTVLSHRGIEEVFDAARRNDADAVVMGYGGARFAGGRVEGSLDELARDLPCDFLVFDGDRLDVGEVLVPTAGGPSSDLSAEVALALREGVGANVSLLHVVDEGGEASGREFLAGWAEGHGLGDADLRVETGDVEAAIGRVGEGYDLVIVGATERGLLSRIVRGSLALEAVERLDTPVLLAERPSARSLRDRLFGGR comes from the coding sequence ATGGTCGCGCTCTCGAACCCGCGGACCGAGGCGGCGCTCGTCGCGCTCGCCGGCGCCTTGGCCGAGCATAGGGGGGGCCGCCTCCTCGCGGTCCACGTCGTCACCGTCCCCGACCAGACGTCGTTAGAGAAGGCCGCGGAGAACAGGGCGAAGCTCGACGAGTCCTCCGCGGAGCTGCTCTCGGCCGCCGTCGATGACGCAGAGGGATTCGACGCGCCGGTCGCGACGAAGACGGTCCTCTCGCACCGCGGGATCGAGGAGGTGTTCGACGCCGCGCGGCGGAACGACGCCGACGCCGTCGTGATGGGCTACGGCGGGGCGCGGTTCGCCGGCGGGCGCGTCGAGGGCTCGCTCGACGAGCTCGCCCGCGACCTCCCCTGCGACTTCCTCGTGTTCGACGGCGACCGGCTCGACGTCGGCGAGGTGCTCGTCCCGACCGCCGGCGGGCCCTCCTCCGACCTCTCCGCCGAGGTCGCGCTCGCGCTCCGAGAGGGCGTCGGGGCGAACGTCTCGCTGCTCCACGTCGTCGACGAGGGCGGCGAGGCGTCGGGCCGCGAGTTCCTCGCCGGGTGGGCCGAGGGGCACGGCCTCGGGGACGCCGACCTGCGCGTCGAGACCGGCGACGTCGAGGCGGCGATCGGTCGCGTCGGCGAGGGGTACGACCTCGTGATCGTCGGCGCGACGGAGCGCGGCCTCCTCTCCCGGATCGTCCGCGGGTCGCTCGCGCTCGAGGCCGTCGAGCGGCTCGACACCCCTGTGTTGCTCGCGGAACGCCCCTCCGCGCGGTCGCTCCGCGACCGGCTGTTCGGCGGGCGCTGA
- a CDS encoding universal stress protein, which produces MNGTDETDDTGGRDLLAHVLLPVANEEDALATARALEPYETGRVTALHVVEKGEGVPDKTPVEQSEELAAESYAAVRTVFPDAGEHTAYARDVVEAIFDAAAEEDASAIAYRPRGGNRLVQLLSGDLSTELATDAPVPVVALPRADSDE; this is translated from the coding sequence ATGAACGGAACCGACGAGACAGACGACACCGGCGGTCGGGACCTGCTCGCTCACGTGCTCCTCCCGGTCGCGAACGAGGAGGACGCGCTGGCGACGGCGCGGGCGCTCGAACCGTACGAGACCGGGCGCGTGACCGCGCTCCACGTCGTCGAGAAGGGCGAGGGCGTCCCGGACAAGACCCCGGTCGAGCAGTCGGAGGAGCTCGCGGCCGAGTCGTACGCGGCGGTCCGGACGGTGTTCCCGGACGCGGGCGAACACACCGCGTACGCACGCGACGTGGTCGAGGCGATCTTCGACGCCGCGGCGGAGGAGGACGCGAGCGCGATCGCCTACCGGCCGCGCGGCGGGAACCGGCTCGTCCAACTGCTCTCGGGCGACCTGTCGACCGAGCTCGCGACCGACGCGCCGGTGCCGGTCGTCGCGCTCCCCCGCGCGGATTCGGACGAATGA
- a CDS encoding TrkH family potassium uptake protein: MTRTTVDVRATLSYTGTIVKLLSASMSVPLVVALIYGEDALTFAVSMTIAVAVGAGMERLDDEPDLGPRDALAVVSLAWLMAAVVGAIPYVIAGYGTPSALGHPVNALFESMSGFTTTGATATAEISFERHSHAVLMWRQLTQWLGGMGIIVLMVAILPQLAVNGAELMKSEAPGPGLQKLTPRIAETARALWLIYAGFTAALIAILFGLGLTPLAPNMDLYNAIAHGFSTLPTGGFSPQAESIAAFSPVVQWVFVPFMVIAGVNFALFWYVLRDDPREMFGNTEFRMYLGLVTGFAAVLAVGLFYGGAPETGIGGVTEGVTESALRHGAFQIASLLNSTGFATANFAEWDTQTKFFLLFVMFVGGSAGSTGGGIKVIRWLILLKVLYRELYTTANPDVVRPVRLGGEVVDEDVIRGILVFTLLYFLVFALSAVFIELDTTRVGEGLTGTQAFAASLATIGNIGPGLGPLGPFGSYEFLPNATKLLMIGLMWIGRLEIVPVLALFVAGVDER; the protein is encoded by the coding sequence GTGACACGAACGACGGTCGACGTACGAGCGACGCTCAGCTACACCGGGACTATCGTGAAGCTCCTCTCCGCGTCGATGAGCGTCCCGCTCGTCGTGGCGCTGATCTACGGGGAGGACGCGCTCACGTTCGCGGTCTCGATGACGATCGCGGTCGCGGTCGGCGCGGGAATGGAACGGCTCGACGACGAACCGGACCTCGGCCCCAGAGACGCGCTGGCGGTCGTCTCGCTGGCGTGGCTCATGGCCGCGGTCGTCGGCGCGATCCCGTACGTCATCGCGGGCTACGGTACCCCCTCCGCGCTCGGACACCCGGTGAACGCGCTGTTCGAGTCGATGAGCGGCTTCACCACGACGGGGGCGACCGCGACCGCGGAGATCAGCTTCGAGCGGCACTCGCACGCCGTGTTGATGTGGCGGCAGCTCACCCAGTGGCTCGGCGGGATGGGGATCATCGTGCTGATGGTCGCGATCCTGCCCCAACTCGCCGTGAACGGCGCGGAACTGATGAAATCTGAGGCGCCGGGGCCGGGCCTCCAGAAGCTCACGCCGCGGATCGCGGAGACGGCGCGGGCGCTCTGGCTAATCTACGCGGGGTTCACGGCCGCGCTGATCGCGATCCTGTTCGGCCTCGGCCTCACGCCGCTCGCGCCGAACATGGACCTGTACAACGCGATCGCCCACGGCTTCTCGACGCTGCCGACGGGAGGATTCTCCCCGCAGGCGGAGAGCATCGCGGCGTTCTCGCCCGTCGTCCAGTGGGTGTTCGTCCCGTTCATGGTGATCGCCGGGGTGAACTTCGCGCTGTTCTGGTACGTGCTGCGCGACGACCCGCGAGAGATGTTCGGAAACACCGAGTTCCGCATGTACCTCGGGCTGGTGACCGGGTTCGCCGCGGTGCTCGCGGTCGGGCTGTTCTACGGCGGCGCGCCCGAGACGGGTATCGGCGGGGTTACGGAGGGCGTGACCGAGAGCGCGCTCAGACACGGTGCCTTCCAGATCGCGTCGCTTTTGAACTCGACTGGGTTCGCGACCGCGAACTTCGCGGAGTGGGACACCCAGACCAAGTTCTTCCTGCTGTTCGTGATGTTCGTCGGCGGCTCCGCGGGCTCGACCGGGGGCGGGATCAAGGTCATCCGGTGGCTCATCCTGTTGAAGGTGCTGTACCGCGAGCTGTACACCACGGCGAACCCCGACGTCGTCCGGCCGGTGCGGCTCGGCGGCGAGGTCGTCGACGAGGACGTGATCCGCGGCATCCTCGTGTTCACGCTGCTGTACTTCCTCGTGTTCGCGCTCTCCGCGGTGTTCATCGAACTCGACACGACGCGGGTCGGGGAGGGCCTCACCGGGACGCAGGCGTTCGCGGCGTCGCTCGCGACCATCGGGAACATCGGGCCGGGGCTCGGGCCGCTCGGGCCCTTCGGGAGCTACGAGTTCCTGCCGAACGCGACGAAGCTGCTGATGATCGGGCTGATGTGGATCGGGCGGCTGGAGATCGTCCCCGTGCTCGCGCTGTTCGTCGCCGGCGTCGACGAGCGGTGA